In Oxalobacteraceae bacterium OTU3CINTB1, the sequence CGGCGGTGGACGTGCCGAATACCTCGGCCCAGGTGCCGCTGGTGCGGTGGCCGTTGGCGGCCCACAGCGCCTGCACCGACGTATGCAGCCTGGCGCGGTTGGCGCCCAGGTAGTCGGTCAAGGCCTTGGGCACCTGGCCGGCGATAGCGGCGTTGGCCAGCGGGCTGTAATCGCGCACGTCCGGCAGCATGCCGATCTCGTTCTCCACCTGCACCATGACGACGGTGCGCTCGGTGTCGGCCTGTTTCAGGTGCGCCAGCAGCGCGCGGTAGGCGGCGGTATCGGCGGCCAGCGTCTTGGGACTGAACGGCGTCAGCACCTCTTGCGGTGCGCCGTTGCGGGCGAGGGAGCGCGGGAAACGCTGTGCATCCCGCTTGACCCACGGCGGGACATAGGTCGACATCGAATTCTTCCAGGCGCCAAACCACAGCAGGATCAGTTTCTTGTCGTTGGCGCGCGCCTGTTTCAGCATCCCGTCGAGCACGGTGAAATCGAAGCGGCCCTCGACCGGCTCGATCTGGTCCCACTGCACCGGCGCCAGCACGGTGTTCAGTTCCGCGCCCTTGAGCGCCGGCCAAAGTTTGTTCAGGTAGGGCAGGTGCGATGCCGACGAATTATGCAGTTCGCCGCCGAGGACGAGGAAGGGCTGGTCGTTGACCATCAACTGCGTGGCCGTGCCTTGCTTGCGCAGGTAAGGGACGGAATTGGCGGCGAGCGCGGCGCCGCCTTCCAGCAGAAACAGCGCGAATGCGCAGGTTAGCGCTGCGCGTCGTGTCGGTGCTCGCATGGTGCTCCTGAAAATCCAGTTAAAAAAACACCGTCGCGGTAAAGCGACGGTGTACAAACTGCCCCGGGGGATGGGGCAGGAGAGCTAGAACCCGTTACAGAAAAATGCCACAAAATCGGTTGAATGATTGCGCGACCATTTCAGTGTAGGTTCGCCCTCCGGGCTTGTCAACATAAAGTTGTCAAAAAATGTTGACCGCAAACATTTGGTGTTGGAGGGGTGCTTATTTGACGAAATTGTCCTTGATCATGTCGACCACATCGCTACCCCGACCACTGAGCACCGCCTTGACCGAGTACAGCGCCGTGCCCAGGACCTGGGAAGCCTGTATGTTCGGCGGCATGACCAGTTCGAAGCGGTCGGTCGTCACGTCAAGCAAGGCCGGACCCGGGTGCGCCAGCCAGGCCTGCACCTCCGATTCGAGTTCGGCCGCCGATTCGACGCGGCGGCCGTAGATGCCGATCGCCTCCGCCACCGCCGCGAAGTTCGGATTTTTCAGCTCGGTGTAGGCGTCGAGCAGGCCCTCGACCTTTTGTTCCAGTTCGACGAAGCCCAGCGAGCCGTTGTTGTAGACGGCGACCTTGATGGCGATGTTCTCCTGTACCGCCGTGATCAAGTCGCCCATCATCATCGTCAGTCCACCGTCGCCGGACAGCGAGATCACCTGGCGCTGCGGGAACGCCTTCTTCGCGCCCAGCGCCTGCGGCATGGCGTTGGCCATGGTGCCGTGGGTCAGGCTGACCAGGGTGCGGCGCTTGCCGGTGGCACGGGTATGGCGCAGCACCCACACCATCGGCGAGCCGCCGTCGGCGGTGAAGATGCAGTCGTCGTCGGCGTGCTTGTCGATCATCGCGGTCAGGTACTGCGGGCGGATCGTGCCGCCGTCGCCCGGCGTGGCGCGCTCGTTCAGGTGTTCGACCGCCTTGTGGTGCCGTTCGACGCAGTGGTCGAGGAATTCGCGGTCGCCGCGCACCTGCACGCGCGGCAGCAGCGCCGCCAGGGTGGTGGCGATGTCGCCGACGGCGCCCACTTCCACCGGGTGGCGCCGTCCCAGGTGGGTGGGGTCGATGTCGATCTGGATGATGCGCGCGTGCGCGGGGTAGTACTGGCGCCAGGCGAAGTCGCATCCAAGCAGCAGCAGGGTGTCGCACTCGGTCACCGCGTGGTAGCCGGAGTCGATGCCGAAGATGCCGGTCATGCCGACGTTATAGGGATTGTTGTACTCGACGAAATCCTTGGCGCGCGAGGTGTGCGCGATCGGCGCCTTGATACGCTCGGCCAGCGCCATCAGCGGCCCGTGCGCGCCTTCGCAACCGGAACCCGCGTAGATCGCCACCTTTTTGCCGTCGTTGATGATTTCGGCGATGCGGTTCATTTCCGTGTCCGAGGGCCGGCTTTGCGGCTGCGGCAGGTGGACCGAGAAGTGCGGCTCGTCGACCGCCGATTCCTTGGACAGGTCGACCGGCAGGATGATCACCGCCACGCCGCCCTTGGTCATGGCCGCCTGCGCCGCCATGGTGGTGATGCGCCTGGCGTGGGCCGGCGTGCGGATCTCTTGGCAAAACACGCTGCATTGGTCGTAGATCGGCTTGTAGTCGACCTCCTGCGGGAAGTCGGTCCCCAGCTCGTCGCGGGTGATCTGGCTGGCGATCAGCACCACCGGCGAGCGGTTGCGGTGCGCCTCGAACAAGCCGTTGATGAAATGCAGGCTGCCCGGCCCGCAGGAGCCGGCGCACAAGGTCAGGCGGTTGGCGACGATGGCCTCGGCGCCGGCGGCGAAACCGCCTGCCTCCTCGTGCCGCACATGCACCCATTCGATCTCGCTGACGCGAATGGCGTCGGTGATGTAGTTCAGCGAATCG encodes:
- a CDS encoding thiamine pyrophosphate-binding protein yields the protein MAKTVAEVVIETLQQAGAKHCWGIPGDSLNYITDAIRVSEIEWVHVRHEEAGGFAAGAEAIVANRLTLCAGSCGPGSLHFINGLFEAHRNRSPVVLIASQITRDELGTDFPQEVDYKPIYDQCSVFCQEIRTPAHARRITTMAAQAAMTKGGVAVIILPVDLSKESAVDEPHFSVHLPQPQSRPSDTEMNRIAEIINDGKKVAIYAGSGCEGAHGPLMALAERIKAPIAHTSRAKDFVEYNNPYNVGMTGIFGIDSGYHAVTECDTLLLLGCDFAWRQYYPAHARIIQIDIDPTHLGRRHPVEVGAVGDIATTLAALLPRVQVRGDREFLDHCVERHHKAVEHLNERATPGDGGTIRPQYLTAMIDKHADDDCIFTADGGSPMVWVLRHTRATGKRRTLVSLTHGTMANAMPQALGAKKAFPQRQVISLSGDGGLTMMMGDLITAVQENIAIKVAVYNNGSLGFVELEQKVEGLLDAYTELKNPNFAAVAEAIGIYGRRVESAAELESEVQAWLAHPGPALLDVTTDRFELVMPPNIQASQVLGTALYSVKAVLSGRGSDVVDMIKDNFVK